A stretch of Henckelia pumila isolate YLH828 chromosome 4, ASM3356847v2, whole genome shotgun sequence DNA encodes these proteins:
- the LOC140862086 gene encoding putative late blight resistance protein homolog R1A-3 produces MVENGMNGFPESWTTVEGQFLQLKYFCSSLDNLVKWEVEKDHFPSLESLILRNSYWITHIPYELGEIDSLQLIELQYCLESLVDSAKRIQEQQHANGNYAFQVRVIRH; encoded by the coding sequence ATGGTAGAAAATGGTATGAATGGGTTTCCTGAGAGTTGGACGACAGTGGAAGGTCAATTTCTTCAACTCAAGTACTTCTGTTCTTCATTGGATAATTTGGTGAAGTGGGAAGTGGAAAAAGACCACTTCCCAAGCCTGGAAAGTTTGATCCTCAGGAATTCTTACTGGATTACTCATATTCCCTATGAATTAGGAGAAATAGATTCACTTCAACTCATTGAGTTGCAGTACTGTCTGGAATCGCTAGTGGATTCGGCAAAGCGAATTCAGGAGCAGCAACACGCGAATGGGAACTATGCTTTTCAAGTTCGTGTCATTAGACATTAA
- the LOC140862088 gene encoding putative late blight resistance protein homolog R1A-3 gives MLWVAEGFLKPGDQYRCLEDVAEGYLEDLVNRNMILVREKGPDGKLITVGIHDLLREICTTKSEEEGFLHHASNAGREVVANPKRRLSYHFPQFFQELRLSVLDSPGVTWTNFSNEISRFINLRYSAFALNNMSFPNGFPASISKLPNLQTIIAHGIYHGILQLPYEILRMPKLRHLITSQTCYISNLSDVGMVSESDLKTLDSVINFTFTEETIKILAKLEKLILVIAKNWSDNWDDYNLNILFRLRNLEELQVFSRFDNDFYVRYTPNLSLSWSFAFPIGLKKLTLRGVRLLWKNMTIIGSLPNLQVFEMVENGMNGFPESWTTVEGQFLQLKYFCSSLDNLMKWEAEKDHFPSLERLILGNS, from the exons ATGTTATGGGTTGCAGAGGGATTTCTTAAACCAGGGGATCAATATAGATGCTTGGAAGATGTGGCAGAGGGGTATTTGGAGGATCTTGTGAATAGAAATATGATTTTAGTGCGTGAGAAAGGGCCAGATGGGAAACTCATTACTGTTGGAATCCATGATCTGTTGAGGGAGATTTGTACAACAAAATCTGAAGAAGAGGGGTTTCTTCATCATGCCTCGAATGCTGGGAGAGAAGTTGTTGCAAATCCAAAGCGTCGTCTCAGTTATCATTTCCCACAGTTTTTCCAAGAACT GCGCCTCAGTGTTTTGGATTCACCTGGAGTGACTTGGACAAATTTCTCAAATGAAATCTCAAGATTCATCAATTTAAGGTACAGTGCTTTTGCCTTAAACAATATGTCCTTCCCCAATGGGTTTCCTGCCTCAATCTCTAAACTTCCCAATCTCCAGACTATAATTGCTCATGGAATTTACCATGGAATATTGCAATTGCCCTATGAAATCTTGAGGATGCCGAAGTTGAGGCATTTGATCACTAGCCAAACATGTTACATATCCAATCTCTCAGACGTAGGAATGGTTTCCGAAAGTGATCTAAAAACACTTGACAGTGTGATCAATTTCACATTTACTGAAGAAACCATTAAAATACTTGCGAAACTAGAGAAATTGATACTTGTTATAGCTAAGAACTGGAGTGATAATTGGGATGATTATAATCTCAACATTCTTTTCCGTCTGCGAAACCTTGAAGAATTACAAGTCTTTTCCCGTTTtgacaatgatttttatgtgcgCTACACTCCTAATCTTTCATTGTCATGGAGCTTCGCTTTTCCAATTGGTCTTAAAAAGTTAACTCTACGAGGAGTTCGTTTGCTCTGGAAAAATATGACCATAATTGGGTCACTCCCAAATCTTCAAGTGTTCGAGATGGTAGAAAACGGTATGAATGGGTTTCCTGAGAGTTGGACGACAGTGGAAGGTCAATTTCTTCAACTCAAGTACTTCTGTTCTTCATTGGATAATTTGATGAAGTGGGAAGCGGAAAAAGACCACTTCCCAAGCCTGGAAAGATTGATCCTCGGGAATTCTTAA